A window of Rosa rugosa chromosome 7, drRosRugo1.1, whole genome shotgun sequence genomic DNA:
TGTGACCAATACCAATATAAGTATGAAAAAGCTCCTTAAGGTCATTTGCATTAAGCAAGGGCCTTGCCCAAATAACAAGGCTTTACTGAAGATAATTCAAAGATGGACGACCAGTTATAAGCTCCAAAAGTAGGACCCCAAAAGAATACACATTAAATTTTTCCATGCATAAAATATTCAGGAGTAAACTAACCAAATGTACCCTAAAATTAAAAACATTGTGATGAGTCATTGTTTCGGTAGCCACTTTTGCTAAAATCACATATATGAGGCACAAAATCCTGTGTCAGTAGAATATTATCAACCTTGACATCTCTATGGATGATCCCCTCTGACAACTATCATGAAGATACAGCAAACCATCTGCCGCcccaaaaataattttacacctTTTATTCCAATCAAGAATATCATTCTTTGGACCATGCAGGAGAGAACCTAAACTCCCAAGTTGAGGTAACCGAAAAACAAGGTGCATTCCTTATTCAACTCAATTGGTGCCACCAATTCCAAATGTATTGTCATTCTAGAAATCATTGGTGGCGGTTTGGAGTGTAGAGAAGGAAAAAGTCACCAATGGAGACTTGAAGTTGTAGATATTAGTCCAAGTACTGACTTGGGCTTTCAACTTATATTGTTAAGCTAGTATCCATTATTGGAacaaagttgagtgactaataTAAGATAGCGTAAACACAAAAGACAGCTTATGACGTTCCTACTGCAACCTATTTTAACACGAAATCTCAAAACCAAATCTCAACATGTGACAAGAATGAATTTAAATACCCAAGGCTCCTACAAAGGAGGTGGATATAGCACTTGCGAGGTGCTCGCAGCTAAATTTGTTTGTTCAGCCTATCCTTTCCCAGGGCAAGGATGATAAGGCACTGAGAACATAGGTATTTCAGGCCTACATGAGGTAACAGAAGCAATCTTTACCAAGGTTTATGATCGAAAGTTTCCACCTTTCAATAGTCTAAGCAAGGCAAACTTGAGAAAAGCCAGATAGGAAGCAAACTCATAAGAGGTCCGAATTCCAGTGCACATCTAAATACATACATTCATAGAGCTCTTACAGCTGAGCTGGCCTAGCTCAGCTGCAAAAGGCAATTTATGAAACTCAAATTCGTTGATTGGAATTAGAATTAGCTCTTACCTTgtctttttgttgtttgtgcACTGCTCCGACAGTGATATCGTCGGCCCCCTTTCCTAGCTCTGGGTGTCTCCAACAACACAGTTCTGGGTCTTCTGGGTCCAAGTAATGCGAGAGCTTCTCCTGGAGGACGAGATTCTCGGCGACGCCGGAGAAGGGGCAGGTGGAGCGGAAGGTGGCGTCGTCTTCCAATGCGAAGTCCTCTTTGAAATAGAGGGCGGGGACTTCCCGGAGACAAGCTATGAGAGCTTCGCCCTGGCCGCCGATGGAGTCGAAGTCGAGGCTCTCTATGGGCAACAAAAATCAATGAAGCACCCATAATTTCAAAATCTCAAAAAATCCCCAATTCTCAAATCCCCACGACAAAATCAAATCTCAAAGCTTACTTACTAGAAACAAACCTGTAATCCAGGATATCGAAACCGAATCGTAATTTGCTCGGGCTCGAAGCCCATAACATGACCGTTAACTTTGGAATCGTTCTTCAGCAAATTGAGGTAGAGCGACACCGTTACGTGCTCGAATGGGTCGTCCAAGGTGGTCGGAATTTAGGGCTCGACCCAACATGACTTGCGAACAGAACAATGGAGTGAGGGAGAAGGACGATGAAGATAAGAGGGCCTGTGAGCTAGGGATTTAATGTTTTGGGTCTGTAAGAGTTAAATATGCCCCGATTTTTTCATTTTGAAAAGCGTGTTTTAAGAGCCCGCCTACTTCAAGATTTAAGAGAAAAATCCCTCCAACTGAAAAGTTTTGGTCACTAAAGGGAAACCACTCTTTAATTAGTTCAAAACGTTAGTGACCCAAAATGAATGGTCACTAGTACTAAAATTTTTGGTCATTAAAGTTTGAAAAATGGGCGGGTAAATGAATTTAGTTAGTCCTAAAAGTGTTAGTGACCAGCCAATAGTATTGGTCATTAATTCAATAGTATTTGTGACCAATATTGAAGTGGTCACTGAAATTTGGTCACTAATACCCTATTTTGTTGTAGTGGGCCTTCATTCATaatttcctaatttttttttatcaagggcCTAAAAGAActgcaaaaagagaaaaagaattcaCTATCAAACAGGCGCAGTGAAAAAAGTACCATTATTACagaatttttatttgaaaaaacCGGACTAGGAAAAAAACTataattaaataatttttaattaaaaaaaccGAACTGGACCTGactaaaccgaaccgaaccaatcggttcggttttcggtttcaacttttaaaatttacaaaaccgaaccgaaccgaacgtAACCGAAATAAATTTCGGTTCAGTTCTCGGTTCTGGCCTAAAATCGAACCGTtcggaaccgaacccacccctaataAGAATCTAATTAGCTTCACAAATCATATTATAAACTTATCGATCATGAAAGGTTTTTTAATGGACAACTGTGGCCTTTATTTGATTTATTTGACTGGTAACCACAAAATATTCTCATTGAAGAACAATATCAAAGAACTGATAGAGTCCTAGAACCACCCAGTTTAACGTcagttttgaagaaaaaatattaaaaatcaATATGTATTTTGTTGATGTGTCTATTCTTCTACCCATTAGATTAAAAAGAGGGTTGTGATTTTAAGAAATTCACATAACTTTGGAGAATttaactttagaggagccggataaAAAAATATGAGGATATGAGGAACAATGTACATAACATCAGATCTGTCTATGTTGATTGTTGAAGACGGCAGCGACAAGAAACCACCACAAAGCTAGCCACCGCTAAGGCAGAAGAGCAGGCAAGAGGTGCTAGGTATTGTACTATTAAATTAGGCTCTGGAATACGCCgccacatctctctctctctctctctctctctctctctgaagaaCTAGAGTTTTCCAGAACTTTTAGTATCTTGAGCTTAATGTTACCCATTCAGAATTCATATTTATGACTCATATATCTAACTAGAAAGTTAATTAAAACCATCAATCAAATTTGTAAATCTGCATTTGTTCCACAGTTTCATGACTTCATCATGAAACTTTCATGTAACATGAAATTTATAACTCATGATACAAGTTACTTATAGAGAAAGAGTAAGATCTAAGTTACAATCTGTAATATTTCCTTTCTCACCTCCTGTACTAATTTGTGAAGTAGGGATTTTAAACTGAGCCTCTTCCCGTAAATCTTGACGCTGAAATACTAATGATGGCTTCCTCACTGCAGCACTATTGAACATCTGTTTGgacctctccttctctttctctttctctttctcttcctctatcaacttcttcttcttcttcttgctgctTGTTCTGTTGTCGTCATTTTGATCCATCCCGGCCGCATTCAATACCACATTCGAGCCATTCATCAACCGCAGACGAGCTTCGCGAATGTTGTTGACGAGAGCAAAGAAGATCTGCATTTCCGCTTCTTCATTGTTCTGTTGCTCATCATCGCCATCACTagccttcctcttcttcttgctctCATTGATCTCCATGTGAAGACAATCGTAGAAATCAAACAGAGCTTAAAATATGCTCTTAGACAGATGTGCGGTGgctttcaaaatttgaaaggtTGCTTCGACGCTCCACCTTCGCAGAATCCTCGCTGATATATAAGGTCATGAAGCAATGGAATTATTTCATCAATTATTTGATTTTTTATGGGGCCCAAAAATATACAACGTGTGAAGTTCACGTTCATCAAACTTGGGTGTACCGTGTACGTACGTGGTTGGAGCTTGGTTGGTGCCAAACAACGAAACAGTGctcttgtcaaaaaaaaacaacgaaACAGTACGTGCAATTAGGTATGGGGACCAACCTGATGGATCAGATGCCAGCTTAGCTAGCACCAAGAAATTTCGTGGAAGCCGGACGAGCGTGTGACGTCAACTAAAAGTATCATTATGTGCGTCATTGCGCGTTTGGAATGTGATGCCCACTTTGCTTCTCACCCTCGCTTTGCTTGTTATCACTGCTTTTTCTACCCGATTTTCTGCGGACTGATGATTTCGGTGCATGTGTCAAACATTTAAAACAAGTGAATCTTTAAAATTTTATTTCAGGTCGGTTCGTGGTTGACTCATGTGGTAGACAACCTAGGGTTATACCGTGACAACCAGTTCAGATTTTTTTGGTGTAAAATCTCATTACATGCTGTTTTTGAGTCGCTCTTGGAAGAGCATGCGCGACCAGTTGAGAACACATGTCAAGCAACTTGTGCCGAGgtcattgttattattatttttttttttcgatatcaATGTCTTCACCAATCATCTACAATGAGTAACGATAGATAAGATAGGTGATCTAATTTATTAGATACTATTTAGATCATATCACATATTATGTGGTCACTAATATAACATGATCGCGATATTTAATAAAATTATCTGTTACATCAATTGTCATAAAATGTAGACATCTAAAATGATGAATCCATTCATAATTTGATGATGAATCTCATATCTTAGTTTATTTTAATTTCTCATCTTCAACATGCTGATCTTTTAGGACGTCATGGATACATAAATTTCTTCATGTTAGTCAATATACAACTTCATGTGCACGGCACAAAGCCGAACATAAATAAATATTGAGGGATTTAAACACGTGTCCAAATGAAAAATACGTGACTTTTTTAAAACCATGTAGAACGTGAATTGGTAAGGTGTTGATATGACCCGCCGATTTTGATGACTTTTGAGTCAAGGCCTAGAACTCGAGCTAAAACGTGTACATAATGTTGTGGGCTATTTCTGTGCTTTGGTGGGCTTATCACTTTTGGGCCGCATGGAAATTATTCTTGTATATGTTTCTTtagtaaaaaagaagaaaaatccaAAAGCATGAATTATTATCTTACTGTCTACTTTTTTGGAAGGGAATCTTACTGTCTACTTGAACTTTATGAGTCCTGGCTCTGAGAGCAGGGTTGTTACAGGCTGCCTTGAATCATGGTTTTTAAAGATTTGGAAGTTGAAGGAGATTGTAAAATCCCTTTTATTAGCTTATCAGGTGTCGATTATTATTCCTCCTTGGAGAATCAAACTGATCATTAAAGACATTAAGTATATTGTTTCCCAGTTCAACCAAGTCTCGTTTGAGCACATCAATAAAGAAGTCAATTAGCGGATGTAATTGCAATTTGCAAACACAGGTCACAAGTCAAGGGCTCAAAGATGGACTCTATTCTTACCTATGTCTGTTTCcaatgttttttattttgatagTATAGAGTGTGATTGTATTTAGAGATTTCAATTTGTAATTTTTTGGTTTTccaattaggaaaaaaaaaactccaaattAGGAAAAGGTCCATTAAAAACACAAACTAAGAACATGAAATTTAATTACAAGAATGATTCTGCTTTTCcaatcggaaaaaaaaaaaaatgttaggaAAGGGTCCattaaaaacacaaaataagaaCATGAAATTATGATTACAAGAATGATTTTGCTTTTCCAATGGGAAAAAAAATGTTAGAAAAGGGTCCATTAAAAACACAAACTAAGAACATGAAATTATGATTGCAGAAATGATTTGACTTTTCCaattggaaaaaagaaaatgttAGGAAAGGGTTTATTAAAAACACAAACTAAGAACGTACATGAAATTATGATTACAGAAATGATTTTGCTTTTCCAATCGGAAAAAAGAAAATGTCAGCCCATTGAAAACACAAACTAAGAACATGAAATTATGATTACAAGAATGGGTTACTTTACGTGCATCAATTATTGCATACGCTtctgagaaaagaaacaaaactaaGAACCCAGAAAGCTAGCTAGTACAGTAGCTGGCTAATAGCTATTAGCTATTTACAGGGCAAGTCGAAGGTCCAGACACTCTgaagcatcatcatcatctactttTTGTTTACCATTATTGCTAGTGTTAGCACTAGTGTTACAAGGAAGAGCAGGGAAGCTTAGACAAGTTCCTGGATACTCAACCTCTTTGTTGGTGAAATCCTCGCATTCAAATGATGGCACCCAAGTACTCAATCTCCGTTCATGATCACGCTCAACATCGCccgttttcttccttttcttgctGGTTTTCATCTTCTCCGGCTCCACTTCATCGCTGACCTCATGGTTTGGCCGTGTCTTTCGTAATCCGATCAGACGATTCCGAGCCTCGCGAAAGTGTCTGATGAGGGAATAGAACTTCTCTATCTTCTCcatctcctcttcttcttcttcttcttcttcttgttcctgTCGATCATCAGTCTTCTTCTCGTTTTCCGCCATGTTCAGCTCTGATTTGCACAACTAAAATCGAACTGATTCTGTGGGTTCTGCTtctaatatacatatatatgttactTTCCTTCTCCACCTACGTTGGCAATGACGTGGTGTTGTTGTGGTTGCCATGACGATGGCATGGTGACGTATGATCAAATTAAAGGGTGCATCAAAGTTCAAACCGTGTGGAAACACCCATACAAGTCCAAAGACGAAATTGGCCCACGCAAGCCGACGACGAGGACATGTTATGTACCGATTATCACACAGTTACCGAGTGGCTAAGAATTTTATGGTTGGTCACCCATTATTGAATTTAACCTCAAGTATGAGTTTTGCGATAAGTAATGTTAGGTGAAGCATTTTTTAGATACAACATACATTTTACTTTGTATGTGTAAGCTGACGGAATACAAATATAAATCTATAAAAAAATTTCACTTTGTTCACCTAAAACATAATAATGATttagaaattattctatgcaccgccGATGCAAATGacacaacacttataagatTATGTATTTCATTTATGTGTAATCatttaacaaaaacaaatggTGGATGTTTCTTACGAACAAATTACATTACTCAAAATATCGGAATGActaaattcaccaaacttccaGACTAAGAAAGCCAATGGATACAATGGTAAGTTCCAATAAGAATCCTTGCGACCCTTTCAAAAAAGAATCATTGTGACGTAGGAGCATTACGTAGTTATATGACGGTTTAGCATATCTGAAATAATTGAGTTGGGAACTTGGGATTCGACACTTCTTTTAACTTTCAATTTTATATATGGAAGGGTTGGTTCTTAATTAATCTATGAAATTAATGGGATGATGCTCGGAGTGTGTGACGTCGGTGCCGTGATGTATGGAGGCGCCTGGCGTTTCATAATTTATATATGATCACGGCTTATGTTCCAACATTTTCAGTTTTCTAGATTCAGTAAGATTTTAATTATGACCATCACAAAATACAGTTAGACAAACAACCATAATGGACTATTGTTTTAGCTACGATAGTCAGAAAAAACACAATTATGTAATCTAATATTTGAATCTGTGCAGCCATCTAACCTTGAATTGTTCCTTGTCTCCTAGAGTCAAATGGAGAACAGTCTCTTGCAATTCTATCAGCGGTCTGTGTCATTGACGTAGTAATCAGTtgtggtttttatttttggcaAGAATATATATTTGTGATGCATCCATCGTGGTTTCTATATATTTTCAGTATTAATCATTCAACAAACCAAAAAAATGGAGAGTTACTTTGAAATTGTTATTATACTGGTAGTGTGTGACGGGCGTCACTACATTACCATGACTAGTTATAAGGAGATTACAACACACATAGGATTATCTGAATATATATTGGTAAATAATAGAGATATCTTCACAAATGGTGTATGAAATATGGATGATTCTACACTTTGGTGTATGAACGTTGGAAACTATATATCAAAATGGTGTACCAACTTTGTATTTCAACATCATTTTGATATATCAGATCAACACCGTTAAGTTACtgttgaaattttgcaaaaaTTTGAAATATATCATGCAGACGAAAAAAAACCTTCCCAACTAAGAACTAGCCTTCAATATGCCACAACTTCACCTAACGACCTCTTGTCTAAGCGGTTACTAACAGGGCAGAATCACTGCTGCCTTAGTGAGGAGAAATTCTAGTAAATGCAAGATATAGAAAATGTTTGCAGATCTTCTAGCATACATAAAGATTAAATTACAAGAAGGAACAATTTTTGTGACAATATAATGGGCACACAatagaatttatttattcaaacatatGTACAGACTAAAAACCCAGAGCCTCACTCTTGGGTAAACAGCTAAAAGCTGTTTTTAGTTACTCATAATTGAGTTCACAAGAACTTACTTGGAATAAAAGCACACTCCACACTGGAGCTTACAGGAAGAGAAGAGCACACTCCTATTACTACGACTTTGGCTTTCTTATTCTTTGAGAGAAATTATTCCGCTTAATTTTCTGATGCCCTACAAACTGACTCTAAatctccttatatagggagcagaactcaaactggaatgcaaaacataaaaatgtacaggACAACTCCATTATTTTCTGCTTTTGTGA
This region includes:
- the LOC133721949 gene encoding protein NIM1-INTERACTING 1, which produces MAENEKKTDDRQEQEEEEEEEEEMEKIEKFYSLIRHFREARNRLIGLRKTRPNHEVSDEVEPEKMKTSKKRKKTGDVERDHERRLSTWVPSFECEDFTNKEVEYPGTCLSFPALPCNTSANTSNNGKQKVDDDDASECLDLRLAL